The Temnothorax longispinosus isolate EJ_2023e chromosome 12, Tlon_JGU_v1, whole genome shotgun sequence genome includes a window with the following:
- the LOC139822724 gene encoding uncharacterized protein, with translation MKTGTSKRHKIAGSLAVYGVSRDDSSPHSTFTMRAFLISLLFAAALAGDASEKKHDKRGLLHGGSPIYGHGGYNSHGDAVLNGNRYGNGNGYGYGYGNGYGNGYGNGYGNGHGHGSGHGSGHGPNYGPNYGPNYGSNYGHGPGYGHGPGYGYGPGYGYRPGGIGNGIEFIGGVPNGHGIYAPSFGIGAGPGYGHGPGYGYGPGYGYGPSYGYGPGYGHGPVHIHKTIVNRLVPVPVPVPQAVPVTRKVPVPVPHPVPFEVKRPVPVPVPQPVPVIVTKAYPVNVPRPVPVPVPHPVHVAHPVPVPIGPVPVAIHAPGSFSISQSISDPYHISGVSAQPIGPIQSIGPQPIQSIGSQPIQSIGPLGIEGANGGAGALLEGGQSTGFSISGGIINGGDDLGSIGSGLQLSVDSDSEGYSYPVPEKKFF, from the exons ATGAAAACGGGAACGTCGAAACGGCACAAGATTGCGGGATCCCTCGCCGTTTACGGTGTTTCGCGCGACG ACTCATCTCCTCACAGCACGTTCACCATGAGGGCATTCTTA ATTTCGTTACTGTTCGCCGCCGCCCTCGCCGGTGATGCGTCAGAGAAGAAACATGACAAACGTGGCCTTCTACACGGAGGATCACCGATATATGGACATGGCGGTTACAACTCCCACGGTGATGCTGTGTTGAATGGAAACAGATATGGAAATGGAAATGGATATGGATATGGATATGGAAACGGATATGGAAACGGATATGGAAATGGATATGGGAACGGACATGGACACGGATCCGGACACGGATCCGGACACGGACCCAATTACGGACCTAATTACGGACCCAATTATGGATCCAATTACGGACATGGACCCGGTTACGGACACGGACCCGGTTACGGATATGGGCCCGGTTACGGATATAGGCCCGGAGGAATTGGTAATGGAATCGAATTCATAGGAGGAGTGCCGAACGGTCACGGAATATATGCACCAAGTTTCGGCATCGGTGCGGGACCCGGTTACGGACACGGACCAGGTTACGGATACGGACCAGGTTACGGATACGGACCAAGTTACGGATACGGACCAGGTTACGGACACGGACCTGTACACATTCACAAAACGATCGTGAATCGCCTGGTTCCAGTTCCCGTTCCTGTACCTCAGGCCGTTCCCGTCACTCGCAAGGTCCCTGTGCCGGTCCCGCATCCTGTACCCTTCGAAGTAAAGCGTCCCGTCCCCGTTCCAGTGCCCCAACCAGTTCCAGTTATTGTCACCAAGGCCTATCCCGTTAACGTACCTCGCCCGGTTCCAGTGCCAGTACCTCATCCCGTGCACGTAGCGCACCCGGTCCCAGTTCCAATCGGTCCGGTCCCAGTAGCAATTCACGCACCAGGCTCATTTTCAATCTCTCAATCCATATCTGATCCATATCACATTTCGGGGGTATCCGCTCAACCAATCGGTCCCATCCAATCAATCGGTCCTCAACCCATACAATCGATCGGTTCTCAACCCATACAATCAATCGGTCCTCTCGGGATTGAAGGAGCCAATGGAGGAGCCGGCGCATTATTGGAAGGTGGACAGAGTACTGGATTTAGCATTTCCGGTGGCATCATAAACGGTGGTGATGACTTGGGCTCCATAGGCTCGGGACTCCAATTGAGCGTGGACTCCGACAGCGAGGGATATTCTTACCCGGTACCGGAGAAGAAATTCTTTTAA